A genomic region of Anas platyrhynchos isolate ZD024472 breed Pekin duck chromosome 9, IASCAAS_PekinDuck_T2T, whole genome shotgun sequence contains the following coding sequences:
- the SSR3 gene encoding translocon-associated protein subunit gamma, whose amino-acid sequence MAPRGGPGGRQQSEEDLLLQDFSRNLSAKSSALFFGNAFIVSAIPIWLYWRIWHMDLVQSAVLYGVMTLISTYLVAFAYKNVKFVLKHKVAQKREDAVSKEVTRKLSEADNRKMSRKEKDERILWKKNEVADYEATTFSIFYNNTLFLVLVIIASFFVLKNFNPTVNYILSISASSGLIALLSTGSK is encoded by the exons ATGGCGCCCAGGGGCGGCCCCGGCGGGCGGCAGCAGTCGGAGGAGgacctcctgctgcaggactTCAGCCGCAACCTCTCCGCCAAGTCCTCCGCGCTCTTCTTCGGCAACGCCTTCATCGTCTCCGCCATCCCCATCT GGCTGTACTGGAGGATATGGCACATGGACCTGGTGCAGTCGGCCGTGCTGTACGGCGTCATGACCCTCATCAGCACCTACCTCGTGGCCTTCGCGTACAAGAACGTCAAGTTCGTGCTCAAGCACAA GGTAGCACAGAAAAGAGAAGACGCTGTTTCCAAAGAAGTTACTCGTAAGCTTTCTGAGGCAGACAACAGGAAGATGTCCCGTAAGGAGAAGGATGAAAG AATTCTGTGGAAGAAGAATGAAGTTGCGGATTACGAAGCAACAACCTTTTCCATCTTCTACAACAACACACTCTTCCTGGTCCTGGTCATCATTGCTTCGTTTTTTGTGCTGAAGAACTTCAACCCCACCGT AAACTACATCCTTTCTATAAGTGCTTCGTCTGGACTGATCGCCCTGCTATCTACAGGATCCAAGTag